AGCGATTCGAGTCGCCCCAGTCTATTGACAGCGGGGCCGGGCTCCATCCTACGGACGCGGCGGCACCGGTCGCGCGGGCGTTTTGCGCAGCGTCTCCGGGCTCTCCACGGTGCGGGTGCGCAGCCAGGCCGTGGCGGCCTCGGCCGGGAGGGCGGCGGAGACCAGCCAGCCCTGGACCGCGTCGCAGCCCATCCGGTGCAGCCGCTCCCAGGTCTCGTCGTCCTCGACGCCCTCGGCGACGACGGTCAGCCCGAGCGAGTGCGCGAGCTGGACGCTGCAGCGGACCACGGCCGCGTCGTGGTCGTCGGCGACCATGCGGCTGACGAAGGAGCGGTCGATCTTCAGCTCGCCGACCGGGAGGCGGCGCAGCCGCACCAGCGAGGAGTAGCCGGTGCCGAAGTCGTCCAGGGACATGCCGACGCCGTGGCCGCGCAGCTCCTCCAGCGTCTCGGCGGCCCGGGCGCCGTCCTCCAGCAGCAGCCGCTCGGTGATCTCCAGCTGCAGCGCGTCGGCGGGGACGCCGTGCCTGGCGAGCCGCTCGGCGACGCCGGTGGCGAACCCCGTCCGCAGCACGTCGCGCGGCGAGACGTTGACGGCGACCTGCACCACGATGCCCTGTTCGCGCCAGCGCGCCAGCTGGCTGACGGCCGCCTCCAGCACGTAGTCGGTGAGCTGCGGCATCAGCCCGCTGGATTCGGCCAGCCCGACGAACTCCTCGGGACTGACCGGGCCGCGCCCGGCGCGGGACCAGCGCACCAGCGCCTCCAGGCCGACGACGCTGCCGTCGAAGGCGACCTTGGGCTGGTAATGGATCTCCACCTCGCCCTGGTCCAGCGCCCGGCGCAGGTCGCCGAGGAGACCGAGCCTGAGCGGGGTGTCCTCCTCCTGCCCGGCCTGGTAGACCGCGACTCCGGCACGGCTGCGCTGCGCGTGGACCATGGCGATGTCGGCGCGCCGCAGCAGCGACTCGGCGTCCGGGGCGTGGTCGGGCAGCACGGCGACGCCGGTGCTGGACTCCAGGATCAGCTGCAGGCCCCCGAACTGGATCGGCACGGCGACCTCGGCGGCGAAGCCGCGGGCCAGCCGCAGCAGCGCGCCGGGCTCCTCCGGCGGCTCGGGGACCAGCACGGCGAACTCGTCGCCGCCGAGGCGCGCGACGAGTGCGCCGGTGTCGACGGCGAGCGACTGCAGCCGCTGGGCGACCTGGACCAGCAGCCGGTCGCCGGCGAGATGTCCGAGCGTGTCGTTGAGCGAGCGGAACCGGTCCAGGTCGATCAGGACCAGCGCGTGCCGCGCCCGGGCGGCGGCGGCCTGCCCGGCGGCGAGGTGCAGGGCGGCGCGGTTGGGCAGCCCGGTGAGCCGGTCGGTGACGCCCTCGCGCAGCCGCTGCCGGCCGAACCACCAGGCGGCGAAGAGGACCGCGATCGGCACGCCGAAGAGCGGCAACAGCTGCGGCGCGTGCAAACCGACCACCTGGGCCAGCGGCACCAGCGGCGCCGCCCCGGCGAACCCCACGCCGAGAAACACCGCCGCCTTGACGGCGAACCCCGCACGGTCGGCACCCAGGCCTGACCGGGACGTGCGCTCCATCGGTGTTCCTCGTGCTTCCCCACTCGCCCGGATCCACCCGCACGGGACCGCGCAGGACAGCACGGACCGACAGGATCGGGCTCAGTCCAGCCTAGGGCGCGTGCCCACCGGTGACGTGGCAATCGACCGGGCCGTGACCGAGCGGTGTCCTGCCAGCGCGATGATATGGCTTTTCTGCCCTGATTTGCCCGACCGCAGCGCCGACAAACAGACTTGACATTCCGCCAGGCCGCCCCGGCCTGCTACTCCTCGACCGGCAGCGCGGCGGCCCGCGCCGCGTCCGGCCCCTCGGCCAGCAGCACGGCGAAACCGGCGTCGTCCAGGATGGCCAGCTTGAGCTGCACCGCCTTGTCGTACTTCGATCCCGGGTTGTCGCCGACGACGACGAAGTCGGTCTTCTTCGACACCGACCCGGTCACCTTGGCGCCACGCGCCTGCAGCGCGTCCTTCGCGCCGTCCCGCGTGTGGTCGGCGAGAGTCCCGGTGACCACCACGGTCAGCCCCTCCAACGGCCGCGGCCCCGACTCCTCCTCCCCGGCCTCGTCGACGAAGCGGACGCCGGCGGCACGCCACTTCTCGATGATCTCCCGGTGCCAGTCCTCGGCGAACCAGTCGACGACCGCCTTCGCGATGCCGGGGCCGACCCCCTCGACCGCGGCGAGTTCCTCCTCACCGGCGCTCGCGATCCGGTCCAGATCACGGAACTCACGCGCGATGGCCTGCGCGGCGACCGGCCCGACCCGTCGGATCGAGAGGCCGTTGAGCACCCGCCAGAGCGGCTGCTCCTTGGCCAGCTGGAGATTGTCGAGCAGTTGCGTGGTGGTCTTCTTCGGCTCGCCCCTGAGGTTGGCGAAGAAGCTGACGACCTTCTGCTCGCCGGTCTCCTCGTCGATCCGGGGCAGCCCCGTCTTCGGATCGCGCACCAGCGCCTTGATGGGCAGCAGCTCCTCGACCGTGAGGTCGAAGAGGTCGCCCTCGTTCACGAGCGGCGGGCTGGCCGGCTCCAACGGCTGGGTGAGCGCGATGGCCGCGACGTAACCGAAGCCCTCGACGTCCAGGCACTCGCGGCCGCCGAGAAAGGCGACGCGCTCCCGCAACTGCGCAGGGCAGTACCGGGCGTTGGGACAGCGGAGATCCTTGTCCCCCTCGGTCATCGGGCGCAGTTCGGTGCCGCACTCGTGGCAGTGGGTGGGCATCACGAACGGGCGCTCGGTGCCGTCGCGGAGCGCCACCACCGGGCCGAGGATCTCGGGGATGACGTCACCCGCCTTGCGGATCACGATCGTGTCGCCCAGCAGGACGCCCTTGGCCTTGACCACGTCCTGGTTGTGCAGCGTCGCGTACTGCACCATCGAACCGGCGACCTTGACCGGCTTCTCCAGCACGGCGTACGGCGTGGCCCGGCCGGTCCGGCCGATGCCGACGAGGATCCGGTCCAGCTTGGCGTTGACCTCCTCCGGCGGGTACTTCCAGGCGATGGCCCAGCGCGGCGCGCGGGAGGTGGAGCCGAGCCGGCCCTGGAGGGCGATCTCGTCCACCTTGACGACCACGCCGTCGATCTCGTGCTCGACGCTGTGGCGCTGCTCGCCGTAGCGGGCGATGAACTCCTTGACCTCCGCCAGGGTGCCGACCACCGCGTTGTGCCGTGCCGTCGGCAGACCCCATCCGTGCAGCAGCTCGTAGGCGTGCGACTGGCAGTCGATGTCGAAACCCCGGCGGGCGCCGATGCCGTGGACGATCATGTGCAGCGGGCGCTGGGCGGTGACGGCCGGGTCCTTCTGCCGCAGCGAGCCGGCCGCGGAGTTGCGCGGGTTGGCGTAAGGGTCCTCGCCGGCCGCGACCCTGGCGATGTTCAGGTCCTCGAAGTCCTCGATCGGGAAGTAGACCTCGCCGCGGATCTCCACCAGCTCCGGCGGGTTCTCACCGGTCAACCGGTGCGGGATCTCCTTGATCGTGCGCACGTTGGGGGTGATGTCGTCGCCGACCCTGCCGGTGCCCCGCGTCGCGGCACGGACCAGCACGCCCCGCTCGTAGGTCAGGTTCACGGCCAGACCGTCGATCTTCAGCTCGCACAGGTAGTGGAACTCCTGCCCCGCGAGATCACGCTCGACGCGCTCGGCCCAGGCGTCCAGCTCCTCGTCGTTGAAGGCGTTGTCCAGACTGAGCATCCGCTCCAGGTGCTCGACCTTGGCGAAGTCGGTGGTCGCGTCGCCGCCCACCTTCTGCGTCGGCGAGTCGGGCGTGCGCAGCTCGGGGAACCGCTCCTCGATCGCCTCGAGCTCGCGCATGAGCAGATCGAACTCGCCGTCGCTGATCGTCGGCGCGTCCTCGTTGTAGTACCGGTACCGGTGCTCTTCGATCTCCTGGGCAAGCTGCGCGTGCCGTGCGCGATCCTCGTCCAACGACACCGGACTCCACCCCTCGGTCGGTTATTCAGGATTGTCGGCCAGACTCTGCGCCGCGATGACGCTGTGTGACAGAGCGGTACGCGCATACGCCGGTGACGCCCCGGCCAGGCCGCAGGTCGGGGTGATCACGACGGAGCGCGGCAGCAGCGCGGGGGCCAGGCCCAGTCGCCGCCACAACGTCCTCACACCACTGACACTACCGGCCGGGTCTGACAATTTTCGGTCGGTGGAAGGCACGACACCGAGCAGAAAGACGGTCCCCGCCTCCACTCCCTCACCGATCGCGTCGTCGTCACGCTCCGTCAGCAGGGATGCGTCCAGCGACACCGCGGAGACGCCCGCCCGGCGCAGGAGCCCGATCGGGACCTGCGGTGCGCAGCTGTGCACCGCAACCGGGACGTCCAGCGCCGCCACGCCGCCGATCAGACCGCGCAGCACCTCCTCGGCCACGCCCTTGTCCACCGCGCGCAGCCGCTGCCAGCCGCTCGCCGTCTTCACCCGGCCGGCCAGCACCGCGGGCAGCGAGGGCTCGTCCAGCTGCAGCAGCACCCGCGCGCCGGGGATCCGCCGGCGCACCTCGGCCAGGTGCAGCCGCAGTCCCTCCGTCAGCGAGGCGGCGATGTCCCTGACCGCGCCGGGATCGGCCAGCGCCTTCTCGCCGCGCTGGAGTTCGACCGCCGCCGCCAAGGTCCACGGGCCCACCGCCTGGACCTTGACCGGGCCCACGTAGTCCTGGGTGAACTCCTCCAGCGCGTCCAGGTCCTCGCCCAGCCAGGAGTGGGCCCGTCGGGTGTCCCGGCCCGGATGGTCGCCGAAGCGCCAACCCGAGGGCTCGACCCTGGCGAACAGCTCGACCAGCATGCCCAGGCTGCGCCCGATCATGTCCGCGCCCGGACCGCGCGCGGGCAGCTCGGCCAGGTGCGGCAGCGCCTCCAGCGAGCCGGTGACGGTCTTCGCCGCCTCGCGCGCGTCGGTACCGGGCATCGACCCGATCCCGGTCGCGCCGGGACCGGTCAGCTCGGGAAAAGGCAGTCCGCTCATCGGCCCGGCCGTACCGTCACATCGGTGATCTCCGCGTCGCGCGGCAGGTCGAGCGCGGTGAGCACCGCCGTCGCGACCGACTCCGGCGCGATCCAGGCGTCAGCCTCGTACGCGCGGCCCTCCTGGGCGTGCACCTTGACCTGCATCGGGGTCGCGGTACGACCCGGGTAGACGGTGGTCACCCGCACCCCGTTGCCGTGCTCCTCCTCGCGCAGCGAGTCCGCCAGCGCCTTCAGCCCGAACTTGGACGCCGCGTAGACGCCCCACTCGGCGCTCGCCCGCAGGCCCGCGCCGGAGTTGACGAAGACCACGTGCCCGCGCGACATCCGGACCGTCGGCAGGAAGAGCCGGGTCAGCTCGGCCGGGGCCACCAGGTTCACGGCCAGGGTGTCCTGCCAGACCTTCACGCCCATGTCGCCGATCGCGCCCAGCTCGACCATGCCCGCGACGTGCAGCAGCGAGTCGATCCGGTCCGGCTGCGCCTGGTGCCCCAGCGCCCAGCTCAGCCGCTCCGGCTGGGCCAGGTCGCCGACCAGCGTCTGCGCGGCGGGGAACCGCTCACGCAGCTCCGCCGCGCGGCGCGCGTCCCGCGCCAGCAGCCACAGCTCCTCGCCGCGCTCGGTCAGCTTCGCGGCGACCGCCGCGCCGATGCCGGAGCCCGCTCCGGTGATCACATGCGTACCCATGGGTTCATCAGTACCACGCCCGAGCAGGCTCCCCGTGCGCCACCATGGTCGTGCGTGGTCATGCGCACGCAGACAACCTGGGGGAACAGGTGCCGGAACCGGCTGCTACGGACGAACGGACCAGCGTGGAGGAGGAGCGCCGCGGCCACATGATCGTGGTGGGGAACGACGCCCTCACCCTCCGGCTCGTCGAGGACCTCGCCGGGCTCTACGGTGAGCGGGTCGTCGTGATCGTCCCCGACGCACGCGCCTCCTACGGACCGCAACTCACCGCGCTGGGCCGGGAGCAGGCCCGGATCACCGTGCTGCAGGGACGGCGCCCGGACGAGGCCACGCTGACCGAGGCCAGGATCGGGGAGGCGGCCTCGCTCGCCCTGGTGGTCGACGACGACCAGGCCGTCACCCAGGCCGCGCTGGTGGCCCGGACGCTAAACGCGACGGTGCGCCTGGCCCTGCGCGTCCACAACCAGGCGCTGGGCGCCCGGCTGACCCGCCTGCTGGACCGCGAGGACGCCCCCGCCACCGCGGCCTCCGCCTCCGACACGGCCGCGCCCGCGCTGGTCTCCGCCGCGCTGCCCAACCGCCGGCTGACCTTCCGTCTCGATGGCGGCACCTGCAGTGTCCTCGGCCGCAACCGGAGCGAGGAGGCGGAGGAGCTCCCCGGCCGGAACGAGATCCCGATCGCCCTGCTCACCGAGGACAGCGGCGTCCTGCTGCCGCGCGAGGAGGACCTCGCCGCGGGCGCCCCCGAGAGCACCGTGCTGCGGATCCTCCACCACCGCGATCCTGACCGCCGCCGGGGCCTGCTCAGGATCGACCACCGGCGCTTCGTGGCGGGCGTGCGCTCCTTCTTCTCCAGGAAGCTGCTCGCGATCAGCCTCGCCCTGGCGCTCGTGGTCGTGCTGCTGACCGTGCTGACCTGGCAGCTGACCGGCAACTCGCTCGGTCTCTCCCTCTTCTACGTGCTGCTCGACCTCGGCTCGGCCGGCAACCCGGCCACCGACCACGGCGACAACGTGGCCCGCAAGGTGCTGCAGATCGTCACGGTCTTCACCGGCATCGTGCTGCTGGGCACGGTCGCCGCCGTGATGCTGGACAACCTCGGCGCGCTGCGCACCACGCCGAGCCCGCGCCGGGTCCCGCGGACCGTGAACAAGCACGTGGTGCTGATCGGCCTCGGCAAGGTCGGCAGCACGGTGGTGGAGCGTCTGCACGACATGCGCGTGCCCGTCGTGGTGGTGGAGCGGAACCCGTCCGTGCCCGGGCTGACCGCGATCCGCGAACGCGGGATCCCGGTGGTCGTCGGCGAGTTCGGCCGCCGCAAGGTCTTCAGGGCCGCCAGGGTGGACCGGGCGCAGGCCCTGATGGCGCTCACCAACAACGACAGCGCGAATCTGCAGGCCGTCCTCTACGCGCGCGAGCAACAGCCCGAACTGCGGGTCGTGCTCCGGCTGTTCGACGAGGAGTTCGCCGCCACGGTGTACCGCTCGCTGCGCGCGGCGCACCCGGACGCCAAGACCCGCAGCCGCAGCGTCTCCTATCTCGCCGCGCCCGCCTTCGCCGCCGCCATGATGGGTCGCCAGGTGCTGGCGGCGATCCCGGCCAAGCGCGAGCTGCTGCTGGTCGCGGACGTGGCGGTGCGGGACCAGAGCGAGCTCTACCACCGCACGGTCGGCGAGGCGTTCCACACCGGCGCCTGGCGGGTGGTCGGCATCCGGCGCTGGGACGGCTCACTGGAGTGGAACCCCGGACCCGACCGACAGCTGCGCGGCAGCGAGCGGGTCGTGGTGGTGGCCACCCGCGAGGGCCTGGGCCGATTATCAGGCCTGCTGCGGCTGGGGCTGCGGGGTGGCCCGCTCGGTGGTCGCGATCGTCGCCGAACCGACGACGCGGGTCCCGTCGTACAGGACCACGGCCTGGCCCGGCGCGATGCCGCGGACCGGCGCGTCCAGGACGACGCGCAGGCCGCCGTCCGCGTCGATCTCCGCCGTCACCGGCACCGGCTCGCCGTGGGCCCGCAGCTGCGCGTGGTAGCGCCCGGTGCCGACCGGCGCCTCCTCCCCGCACCAGCGCGGCTTGACGCCGGTGAGCGCGGCGATGTCCAGCGCCTCGACCGGGCCGACGGTGACCCGGTTGTCGACGGGCGAGATGTCCAGCACGTACCGCGGCTTCCCGTCGGCGGCGGGCCGTCCGATACGCAGACCCTTGCGCTGGCCGATGGTGAAGCCGAAGGCCCCGCTGTGCTCGCCGACGACGGTGCCGTCCACGTCCACGATGTCGCCGGTGGCCGAGCCGAGCCGCTGGGCCAGGAATCCCTGGGTGTCCCCGTCGGCGATGAAGCAGATGTCGTGACTGTCGGGCTTCTTCGCGACCGCGAGGCCGCGGCGCTCGGCCTCCACCCTGACCTGCTCCTTCGGGGTGTCCCCCAGCGGGAACATGGCATGCGCGAGCTGCTCGGCGTCGAGGACGCCGAGCACGTAGGACTGGTCCTTGCCCGGGTCGACCCCGCGGTGGAGCGTGCGCCCCCGGCCCGGCTCGTCGACGATCCTGGCGTAGTGGCCGGTGCAGACGGCGTCGAAGCCGAGGGCGACGGCCTTGTCGAGCAGCGCGGCGAACTTGATCTTCTCGTTGCAGCGGAGACAGGGGTTGGGCGTCCGCCCCGCCGCGTACTCGGCGACGAAGTCGTCGATGACGTCCTCGCGGAACCGCTCGGCGAGATCCCAGACGTAGAACGGGATCCCGATCACATCCGCGGCGCGGCGCGCGTCCCGCGAGTCCTCCAGCGTGCAGCAGCCGCGGGCCCCGGTCCGGAACGACTGCGGATTGCTCGCCAAGGCGAGATGCACGCCGGTCACCTCGTGCCCGGCCGCCACGGCCCGCGCGGCGGCGACGGCGGAGTCCACGCCCCCGGACATGGCCGCGAGCACGCGCAGCTTCCCGCCCGGCAGGGCGGCGGCGAAGGAGTCAGGGGCACCGGGAAAGTCAGACATAGTGCCTCCAAGCCTACGTGCAGTGGCAACCCGCCGGCGGCGCGCGTGCGACTACCGCCTCGTCGTCGCGCCGGCCAGGCGGGCGCGGGCGACGACGGGGGCGATGGCGTCGGCGAGGGCCTTGACGTCCGAGGGGGTCGAGGTGTGGCCGAGGGAGAAGCGGAGGGACGCCCGCGCCATCGCCGGCTCCGCGCCCATCGCGAGGAGGACGTGGCTCGGCTGGGGGACGCCCGCCGAGCACGCGGAGCCCGTCGAGCACTCGATGCCGCGCGCGTCGAGCAGCATCAGCAGCGCGTCGCCCTCGCAGCCGGGGAAGGAGAAGTGGGCGTTGGCGCTGAGCCGGCCCTCCGCGGACGGGTCGCCGTTCAGCACCGCGTCGGGAACCGCCGCGCGGACCTCCGCGATCAGCATGTCCCGCAGCGCCGCCAGTTCCGCCGCGGCCGCGGGTCTCCGCTCCGCGGCGATCGCCGCCGCCGCGGCGAACCCCGCCGCCGCGGGGACGTCCAGCGTCCCCGAGCGGACGTCGCGCTCCTGGCCGCCGCCGTGCAGCAGCGGGACCGGGCTCGCCCCGCGGGACAGCACCAGCGCGCCGACCCCGTACGGGCCGCCGACCTTGTGGCCGGTCACCGTCATCGCGTCCAGGCCCGAGTCCTCGAAGGAGAGCGGGACCTGGCCGAAGGCCTGGACCGCGTCCGCGTGCATCGGCACGCCGAACTCCCGTGCCACCGCCGAAAGTTCACGGATCGGCTGGATCGTGCCGACCTCGTTGTTGGCCCACATCACGGTGACCAGTGCGACGTCCGCCGGGTTCGCCTCGAGCGCCGCGCGCAGCGTCTGCGCGTGGACGCGGCCCAGCGGGTCGACCGGGAGCCAGTCCACGACGGCACCCTCGTGCTGCTCCAGCCAGTGCACCGCGTCCAGGACCGCGTGGTGCTCGACGGGGCTGCAGAGGATCCGGCGGCGCACGGGATCGGCGTCCCTGCGGGCCCAGTAGAGACCCTTCACCGCGAGGTTGTCGGACTCGGTACCGCCGCCGGTGAGGACGATCTCGCTCGGGCGGGCGCCCAGCGCGGCGGCGAGGGTCTCGCGGGACTCCTCGATCACCCGGCGGGCGCGGCGTCCGGCGGCGTGCAGGGACGAGGCGTTGCCGGTCTGACCGAACTGCGCGGTCATCGCCTGGACCGCCTCCGGCAGCATCGGCGTCGTGGCGGCGTGGTCGAGGTAGGGCATGGCGGGACAAGTCTAGGGCCACCCGCACGCCCTCTCCGCCCCGCACGCCGTTTCTCCCCGGGACACGGCCCGTTCGGACACGGGCCCCGCCGGCCGTACATTCCGAATACGCATCATCCATTGCAGCCTGTGCAACGGCGTCCCTATGATCCCTGCAACTGTCGGGGGCAAGCGTCGGGGCTGGTGGGACATGTCGCAGTCGGTGGACCGGGCGCTCACCGTGCTCGCCTCGCTCGCCGAGGGCCCGACCTCGCTGGAGCAGGCCGCCGCGCGCCTCGGCGTGCACAAGTCCACCGCGCTGCGGCTGCTGCGGACGCTGGAGGAGCACGGCTTCGTGCACCGCCAGGCGGACTACCGCTACCGGCTCGGCGGCGGACTCTTCTCCCTGGCCCAGTTGGCGCTGGAGAGCATCGACGTCCGCGGTGTCGCGGCCCCGCACCTCGCCGCGCTGAACGACCGCTGCGGGCACACGGTCCACCTGGCCGTGTACGAGGACGGCGAGGCGACCTACGTCGACAAGCTGGAGAGCCGCTATCCGGTCAGGATGTACTCCCGCATCGGCAAGCGCGCCCCGCTGACCGCCTCCGCCGTCGGCAAGGTGCTGCTGGCCGGCCTGCCGCCGGCCCGCCGCTCCGAGCTCGCGTACCGGCTGGAGTACCCGGCCTACACGCCCCGCTCGCTGCGGACGGCCGAGGCGCTGCTCGCCGAACTGGAGACGGTCCGCGAGCAGGGCTGGGCGATGGACCGCAGCGAGTACGAGGAGAGCGTCAACTGCGTGGCGGTCCCGATCCGCGGCATCGACGGCCGGGTGATCGCCGCGTGTTCCATCTCCACTCCCACGGTGGTGGCCCCGCTCGCCGCCCTGCGCCGGCTGGTCCCCGAGCTGACGGCCACCGCGGACGCGATCTCCCGCGAGTACGGCGGACGCTCCCGCTGAGACCGGAGCCCGCTCAGGTCTCACCGGTGTTGGAACTGCCCCGGTGCCAGGCGCGGGGCGCGCGCAGGTCGTACTTGATGGCCAGCATCCGCAGGCCGAAGGCGAGCAGCACCGCCGCACTGCCGGTCACGGCGCCGAGCGTGCCGGTGCTGATCAGCGCCGCCGTCACACCCGCGCCGAGCAGCGCGGGGACGGCGTAGAGGGAGCGGTCCCAGCGCAGCAGCGAGGGGATCTCCATGGCCAGCAGGTCACGGATCACGCCGCCGCCCGCCGCGGTGATCATTCCCAGTGCGATCGAGGCGACCACCCCCAGACCGTAGTCGTGGGCCTTCGCCGTCCCGGTCACCGCGAAGAGGCCGAGCCCCAGCGCGTCGAGCGTCTGCACGGTGAGGTTGATCCTGGCGACCTCGGGGTGCAGGAAGAACACCACCAGCGTCGCGATCAGGGGCGTCACGAAGTAGCCGATGTTCGTGAACGCGACCGGGGGCACCGCGCCGATCAGCTCGTCGCGCAGCACGCCCCCGCCCAGCGCCGTCGCCTCCGCGAGCACCGCCATGCCGAAGACGTCGAAGTTCTTCCGCACCGCGAGCAGGCTGCCGGAGAGGGCGAAGACGAAGATGCCGGAGAGGTCGAGCACCTGCTCGACCCCCGGGGAGAAAAGCTGCGAGGTCACCCCGCATTTCTATCGTGAAATACGGGATGACCTCGCGTGGCGGCCTGGGCCGCGGGAGACCTCGGGAACCTCGGACGTGCTCAGGTGTTCTCGGGGAAGTGACAGGCCACCTGGTGGCCGGTCTTGAGCGCCACCAGCGGCGGCTCCTCCGTCGCGCACTGCTCCGTCGCCTTCCAGCAACGGGTGCGGAAGCGGCAGCCGGAGGGCGGGTTGACCGGCGAGGGCACGTCACCGGTGAGCAGGATGCGCTCGCGCTGCTCCTTGCGGTTCGGGTCCGGCACCGGCACCGCGGACATCAGCGCGTTGGTGTACGGGTGCATCGGCGACTTGTAGAGGGAGTCCCGGTCCGCGATCTCGACGATCTTGCCCAGGTACATCACCGCGACGCGGTCCGACACGTGGCGCACCACGGAGAGGTCGTGGGCGATCACCACGTAGGTGAGGCCCAGCTCCTGCTGCAGGTCGTCGAGGAGGTTGACGACCTGCGCCTGGATCGACACGTCCAGCGCCGAGACCGGCTCGTCCGCGACGATCATCTTCGGCCGCAGCGCGAGCGCGCGGGCGATGCCGATGCGCTGGCGCTGACCGCCGGAGAACTCGTGCGGGTAGCGGTTGTAGTGCTCGGGGCTGAGCCCGCACAGCTCCAGCAGGTCCTGGACCGCGGTCTTGATGCCGTTCTCGGTCTTGATGTTCTGCAGCCGGAACGGCGCGCCGACGATCGTCCCGATCGTGTGCCTCGGGTTCAGCGAGGAGTACGGGTCCTGGAAGATCATCTGGATGTCGCGTCGCAGCGGACGCATCTGCGCGGTGTTCAGGTGCGTGATGTCCACGCCCTCGAACTCCACCTTGCCGCCGGTCGGCTCCAGCAGACGGGTGATCAGCCGGCCCATGGTCGACTTGCCGCAGCCGGACTCGCCCACCACGCCCAGGGTCTCACCGCTGCGGACGTCGAAGGTGAGGCCGTCCACGGCCTGCACCGCACCGACCTGGCGCTGCAGCAGGCCCTTCTTGATCGGGAAGTGCTTGACCAGGTTGGTGACCTTGAGCAGCGCCTCGCCCTCGGACGCGGGGGGAGTCGCGGGCGCCGGGACGGTCGCCGTCGAGCTTTCTTCACTCATTGTTTCTTCGTCTCCTCGACTTGCTACCGGCTAGAGCCGGGGAGCGATCTCCTCGGTGAAGATCTGCTGACGGGCCTCCAGGGACATGTGACAGGCCGCCAGGTGGTTCTCGCCCACGCTGACCAGCTGCGGAGTCACGGTCTGCGACTTGCCGTCGGTGCGGTCCGCGTAGGGGCACCGGGGGTGGAAGGCGCAGCCGTTCGGCAGGTTGATCAGCGACGGCGGGTTGCCCTGGACCGGGACGAGCCGCTCCTGCAGCTCACGGTCGATGCGGGGCATCGAGCCGAGCAGACCCCAGGTGTAGGGGTGCTCGGGCTCGGTGAAGAGCTTGTCGGCCGGGCCCTTCTCCACGCACTTGCCGCCGTACATCACCAGGATGTCGTCGGCGAGCTCGGCGACGACGCCGAGGTCGTGCGTGATGATGATGACCGAGGAGCCGAACTCCTTCTGCAGGTCCCGGATCAGGTCCAGGATCTGCGCCTGCACGGTCACGTCGAGCGCGGTGGTCGGCTCGTCGGCGATCAGCAGCGAGGGGTCGTTGGCCAGCGCCATCGCGATCATCGCGCGCTGACGCATACCGCCGGAGAACTCGTGCGGGTGGTTGTCCACGCGCTTGTCCGGCTGCGGGATGCCGACACGGTCCAGCAGCTGGATCGCGTGCTGGCGCGCGGCGGCCTTGCCGGCCTGCGGGTTGTGCTGGCGGTAGCCCTCGATGATCTGCTGGCCGACCGTGTAGTACGGGTGCATGGCCGTCAGCGGGTCCTGGAAGATCATCGCCATCTTCTGGCCGCGGAGTCTGCGCACCTCCTCGGGGGAGGCGCTGATCAGCTCCTGGCCGTCCAGCCAGATCTCGCCGGAGAGCTTCGGGCCGCGCTTCTTCCCGACGTTGCGGTGCAGACCCATGATCGACAGCGAGGTCACCGACTTGCCAGAGCCGGACTCGCCCACGATGCCGAGGGTCTTGCCGCGCTCCAGGTCGAAGCTCAGGCCGTCGACGGACTTGACCAGACCGTCGTCGGTGGGGAAGTGGCAGCGCAGGTCGCGCACCGAGAGGAACGAGGTGGGAGCCACGCTGCCGACCGTCGTCTTGTCGTTCTTGGGGTCGGTCATGCGAGCCTCACACGGGGGTCGACGAC
This genomic interval from Streptacidiphilus rugosus AM-16 contains the following:
- a CDS encoding putative bifunctional diguanylate cyclase/phosphodiesterase, whose protein sequence is MERTSRSGLGADRAGFAVKAAVFLGVGFAGAAPLVPLAQVVGLHAPQLLPLFGVPIAVLFAAWWFGRQRLREGVTDRLTGLPNRAALHLAAGQAAAARARHALVLIDLDRFRSLNDTLGHLAGDRLLVQVAQRLQSLAVDTGALVARLGGDEFAVLVPEPPEEPGALLRLARGFAAEVAVPIQFGGLQLILESSTGVAVLPDHAPDAESLLRRADIAMVHAQRSRAGVAVYQAGQEEDTPLRLGLLGDLRRALDQGEVEIHYQPKVAFDGSVVGLEALVRWSRAGRGPVSPEEFVGLAESSGLMPQLTDYVLEAAVSQLARWREQGIVVQVAVNVSPRDVLRTGFATGVAERLARHGVPADALQLEITERLLLEDGARAAETLEELRGHGVGMSLDDFGTGYSSLVRLRRLPVGELKIDRSFVSRMVADDHDAAVVRCSVQLAHSLGLTVVAEGVEDDETWERLHRMGCDAVQGWLVSAALPAEAATAWLRTRTVESPETLRKTPARPVPPRP
- the ligA gene encoding NAD-dependent DNA ligase LigA; its protein translation is MSLDEDRARHAQLAQEIEEHRYRYYNEDAPTISDGEFDLLMRELEAIEERFPELRTPDSPTQKVGGDATTDFAKVEHLERMLSLDNAFNDEELDAWAERVERDLAGQEFHYLCELKIDGLAVNLTYERGVLVRAATRGTGRVGDDITPNVRTIKEIPHRLTGENPPELVEIRGEVYFPIEDFEDLNIARVAAGEDPYANPRNSAAGSLRQKDPAVTAQRPLHMIVHGIGARRGFDIDCQSHAYELLHGWGLPTARHNAVVGTLAEVKEFIARYGEQRHSVEHEIDGVVVKVDEIALQGRLGSTSRAPRWAIAWKYPPEEVNAKLDRILVGIGRTGRATPYAVLEKPVKVAGSMVQYATLHNQDVVKAKGVLLGDTIVIRKAGDVIPEILGPVVALRDGTERPFVMPTHCHECGTELRPMTEGDKDLRCPNARYCPAQLRERVAFLGGRECLDVEGFGYVAAIALTQPLEPASPPLVNEGDLFDLTVEELLPIKALVRDPKTGLPRIDEETGEQKVVSFFANLRGEPKKTTTQLLDNLQLAKEQPLWRVLNGLSIRRVGPVAAQAIAREFRDLDRIASAGEEELAAVEGVGPGIAKAVVDWFAEDWHREIIEKWRAAGVRFVDEAGEEESGPRPLEGLTVVVTGTLADHTRDGAKDALQARGAKVTGSVSKKTDFVVVGDNPGSKYDKAVQLKLAILDDAGFAVLLAEGPDAARAAALPVEE
- a CDS encoding methionine synthase; protein product: MSGLPFPELTGPGATGIGSMPGTDAREAAKTVTGSLEALPHLAELPARGPGADMIGRSLGMLVELFARVEPSGWRFGDHPGRDTRRAHSWLGEDLDALEEFTQDYVGPVKVQAVGPWTLAAAVELQRGEKALADPGAVRDIAASLTEGLRLHLAEVRRRIPGARVLLQLDEPSLPAVLAGRVKTASGWQRLRAVDKGVAEEVLRGLIGGVAALDVPVAVHSCAPQVPIGLLRRAGVSAVSLDASLLTERDDDAIGEGVEAGTVFLLGVVPSTDRKLSDPAGSVSGVRTLWRRLGLAPALLPRSVVITPTCGLAGASPAYARTALSHSVIAAQSLADNPE
- a CDS encoding SDR family oxidoreductase is translated as MGTHVITGAGSGIGAAVAAKLTERGEELWLLARDARRAAELRERFPAAQTLVGDLAQPERLSWALGHQAQPDRIDSLLHVAGMVELGAIGDMGVKVWQDTLAVNLVAPAELTRLFLPTVRMSRGHVVFVNSGAGLRASAEWGVYAASKFGLKALADSLREEEHGNGVRVTTVYPGRTATPMQVKVHAQEGRAYEADAWIAPESVATAVLTALDLPRDAEITDVTVRPGR